The following are encoded together in the Mammaliicoccus vitulinus genome:
- the alsE gene encoding D-allulose 6-phosphate 3-epimerase, whose product MKNTKFSPSLMTMDLNKFSDQITFLNNHVESYHVDIMDGHYVPNITLSPWFIEQVKKISDVPISAHLMVTEPSFWVDELLKVDTDYICIHAEVVNGVAYRLINKIHDHNKKVGIVLNPETPIEVIKPYIKYLDKITIMTVDPGFAGEKFIDETLEKIVELRKLRDEYQYEYLIEMDGSSNKKTFSKIQKANPDIYILGRSGLFGLDEDINQAWIKMKNDFNNALTKV is encoded by the coding sequence ATGAAAAATACAAAGTTTTCACCATCATTAATGACGATGGATTTAAATAAATTTAGCGATCAAATTACATTTTTAAATAATCATGTAGAATCCTATCACGTGGATATTATGGATGGTCATTATGTACCAAATATAACACTTTCACCATGGTTTATAGAACAAGTGAAGAAGATTTCAGATGTACCTATTTCTGCACATTTAATGGTAACAGAACCATCATTTTGGGTAGATGAATTATTAAAAGTAGATACAGATTATATATGTATCCATGCAGAAGTAGTGAATGGAGTTGCATATCGTTTAATTAACAAAATTCATGATCATAATAAAAAAGTTGGTATAGTATTGAATCCAGAAACACCAATAGAAGTAATCAAACCTTATATTAAATATTTAGATAAAATCACAATTATGACAGTAGACCCAGGTTTTGCAGGAGAGAAATTCATAGATGAAACGTTAGAAAAAATCGTTGAGTTAAGAAAATTAAGAGATGAATATCAATATGAGTATTTAATTGAAATGGATGGTTCATCTAATAAAAAAACATTTAGCAAAATTCAAAAAGCAAATCCAGATATTTATATATTAGGCAGAAGTGGTCTATTCGGTTTAGATGAGGATATCAATCAAGCTTGGATTAAAATGAAAAATGATTTCAATAATGCATTAACGAAAGTTTAA